Proteins from a single region of Nomia melanderi isolate GNS246 chromosome 11, iyNomMela1, whole genome shotgun sequence:
- the LOC116430567 gene encoding SREBP regulating gene protein: MPSCGGLFRIIRRRLVLGLIFALSLTYCAFSLFRNERKTLALDNDLDDMDAMMVNDNNDDLISDDEVLLDQLKASGKPPSWQATLDQEANDNALNIEAIPNLNDSDIAAQPCRNSVQGKVLIVDERGIVCARQDVLQNGCCTTEQKDLLKNEETSAVRKRERYSCKTCNAQGCCAIYEYCVSCCLHPGKQIKGRKDMLLGLLRDNHKVHRDQDVVKKRLRNLDRFQVCLAACRTSSASVRHENTYKDPHSKHCYTFQPPYSHQRHRRDTDSINNNGDNSVVVASFSVMPLLTLLPPLCLIVYPSNESTLLPCKYHAPISINYYSNMQPP; encoded by the exons ATGCCGAGTTGTGGCGGCCTGTTCAGAATTATTAGACGCCGCCTCGTACTTGGACTGATCTTCGCTTTGTCGCTCACCTACTGtgcattttcattatttcgtaacgag AGAAAAACATTAGCTTTAGATAATGACCTCGATGATATGGATGCTATGATGGTCAATGACAATAACGATGATCTGATCTCTGACGATGAGGTGTTATTGGATCAATTAAAGGCATCTGGCAAACCACCGTCGTGGCAGGCTACTCTTGATCAAGAGGCAAACGACAATGCATTAAATATAGAGGCAATACCTAACTTAAATGACAGCGACATTGCAGCACAACCTTGTCGAAACTCTGTCCAG GGAAAAGTTCTGATAGTAGACGAGCGAGGTATCGTATGTGCTAGACAAGATGTTCTACAGAATGGTTGCTGTACTACAGAGCAAAAGGATCTtctaaaaaacgaagaaacctCTGCAGTcaggaaaagagagagatatAGTTGCAAAACCTGTAACGCCCAAGGGTGCTGTGCAATTTATGAGTACTGTGTATCCTGTTGCTTACATCCTGGCAAg CAAATAAAGGGAAGAAAGGATATGCTATTAGGGTTGCTAAGGGATAACCATAAGGTGCATAGGGACCAAGATGTTGTGAAGAAACGTCTTCGCAATCTAGATCGTTTCCAAGTTTGCCTGGCGGCGTGTCGCACATCCAGCGCTAGTGTTCGCCACGAGAATACCTACAAAGATCCACATTCGAAACATTGTTACACGTTTCAACCACCGTACTCTCATCAAAGACATCGACGTGATACtgattctataaataataatggcGACAATTCCGTTGTCGTTGCATCTTTTTCTGTCATGCCGTTACTTACCCTTCTCCCTCCTCTATGTCTGATTGTATATCCGAGCAACGAGTCGACGTTACTACCGTGCAAATATCATGCCCCAATATCAATCAACTACTATTCCAACATGCAACCACCatga
- the LOC116430568 gene encoding phytanoyl-CoA dioxygenase, peroxisomal-like isoform X2: MSNNLRFTKENKNLTWKQRLFYEKNGYILLPRLVPMDVLDKCHKRFDDIVAGRAPRNGITVMYDVKDRKSVNKVQDIADDEVFREYIAHKNILDIVEAITGPNIMAMHSMLIAKPPDIGFGTSKHPPHQDLYYFPFRPADLIVASWTAMEPCTRENGCLFVASGTHALNRLHKHDYPPGSEPGSVNKFYHGILDLPDSTNWEYLEMGPGDTVFFHPLLIHGSGVNKTNTTRRAISCHYAAAECDYIDIKNSVQEDIANEIKNYMRKVSPGIDVEYSDLWRFKASLVRGIKSSL, translated from the exons ATGTCCAATAATCTTCGATTCACGAAGGAGAACAAGAATTTGACATGGAAGCAACGATTGTTTTACGAGAAAAATGGGTATATCCTGCTTCCTCGCCTCGTGCCGATGGATGTCTTGGATAAATGTCACAAAAG GTTCGATGACATCGTGGCTGGCAGAGCTCCACGCAACGGAATAACTGTGATGTACGACGTGAAGGACAGAAAATCGGTCAACAAAGTGCAAGACATAGCAGACGACGAAGTTTTCCGCGAATACATCGCGCATAAAAATATCCTGGATATAGTGGAAGCCATCACCGGGCCGAATATCATGGCCATGCATAGTATGCTGATCGCAAAACCCCCCGACATTGGATTCGGGACATCCAA GCATCCTCCTCACCAGGACTTGTATTACTTCCCGTTCCGGCCAGCCGATCTGATAGTGGCGTCGTGGACCGCCATGGAACCGTGTACTCGCGAAAATGGATGTCTTTTCGTGGCTTCTGGCACACATGCACTGAACCGTTTGCACAAACACGACTATCCTCCGGGATCGGAGCCAGGCTCTGTCAACAAATTCTACCACGGCATCTTG GACTTGCCCGACTCGACGAACTGGGAATATCTGGAGATGGGGCCGGGTGACACGGTATTCTTCCATCCCCTGTTAATTCACGGATCCGGCGTAAACAAGACTAACACCACGAGACGAGCTATCTCTTGTCATTACGCGGCAGCGGAGTGCGATTACATCGAC ATAAAGAACTCGGTTCAAGAAGATATCGCAAACGAGATCAAGAATTACATGCGCAAAGTTTCGCCTGGCATTGACGTGGAATACAGTGACCTGTGGCGTTTCAAGGCCAGCCTTGTACGCGGAATAAAGTCCTCCCTATAA
- the LOC116430568 gene encoding phytanoyl-CoA dioxygenase, peroxisomal-like isoform X1: MLQRLTKASANSAKWKRSPLKMSNNLRFTKENKNLTWKQRLFYEKNGYILLPRLVPMDVLDKCHKRFDDIVAGRAPRNGITVMYDVKDRKSVNKVQDIADDEVFREYIAHKNILDIVEAITGPNIMAMHSMLIAKPPDIGFGTSKHPPHQDLYYFPFRPADLIVASWTAMEPCTRENGCLFVASGTHALNRLHKHDYPPGSEPGSVNKFYHGILDLPDSTNWEYLEMGPGDTVFFHPLLIHGSGVNKTNTTRRAISCHYAAAECDYIDIKNSVQEDIANEIKNYMRKVSPGIDVEYSDLWRFKASLVRGIKSSL; this comes from the exons GAAACGCTCGCCGCTGAAAATGTCCAATAATCTTCGATTCACGAAGGAGAACAAGAATTTGACATGGAAGCAACGATTGTTTTACGAGAAAAATGGGTATATCCTGCTTCCTCGCCTCGTGCCGATGGATGTCTTGGATAAATGTCACAAAAG GTTCGATGACATCGTGGCTGGCAGAGCTCCACGCAACGGAATAACTGTGATGTACGACGTGAAGGACAGAAAATCGGTCAACAAAGTGCAAGACATAGCAGACGACGAAGTTTTCCGCGAATACATCGCGCATAAAAATATCCTGGATATAGTGGAAGCCATCACCGGGCCGAATATCATGGCCATGCATAGTATGCTGATCGCAAAACCCCCCGACATTGGATTCGGGACATCCAA GCATCCTCCTCACCAGGACTTGTATTACTTCCCGTTCCGGCCAGCCGATCTGATAGTGGCGTCGTGGACCGCCATGGAACCGTGTACTCGCGAAAATGGATGTCTTTTCGTGGCTTCTGGCACACATGCACTGAACCGTTTGCACAAACACGACTATCCTCCGGGATCGGAGCCAGGCTCTGTCAACAAATTCTACCACGGCATCTTG GACTTGCCCGACTCGACGAACTGGGAATATCTGGAGATGGGGCCGGGTGACACGGTATTCTTCCATCCCCTGTTAATTCACGGATCCGGCGTAAACAAGACTAACACCACGAGACGAGCTATCTCTTGTCATTACGCGGCAGCGGAGTGCGATTACATCGAC ATAAAGAACTCGGTTCAAGAAGATATCGCAAACGAGATCAAGAATTACATGCGCAAAGTTTCGCCTGGCATTGACGTGGAATACAGTGACCTGTGGCGTTTCAAGGCCAGCCTTGTACGCGGAATAAAGTCCTCCCTATAA